Within Triticum dicoccoides isolate Atlit2015 ecotype Zavitan chromosome 1B, WEW_v2.0, whole genome shotgun sequence, the genomic segment CCATCCTCGTCTGCCCGCGCCGCCTCGTCGAGGTCTCCAGCTACTCCACCCTCATCCGCCCGGACGACGCCGGAGCCGACGGCAGCAGCTTCCCCTCCTCGGCCCCATCGTTCGAGGACGTCTTCCCGGACATCTTCGAGCTGCTGGACGGCCGCGTGTGGGCGGGCCACGGCGTCCGGCGCTCCGCCTCCCCGCGCGTGCGCGAGGCCTTCGCCGCCTTCGGCCTGCCCGCGCCGGAGCCCGTGGGCGTCGTCGACTCGCTCGACGTGCTCCTCGCGCAGGGCAGCTTCGGGCGGGCCGGCGCCGGGGACGACggccaggaggaggacgaggaggcggcggcggcggccctggCGGAGCACTTCGGGATCGGCGCGCGGCGGGCGCGCGGGCTCCGGTGCCTCGACGGCGCGCGCGTGAGTCTCGAGGTGCTCAAGCACTGCGCCGGCGTGCTGCTGCTCGAGTCCAGCCTCCGCGGCGACGTGCCCGCCGGCGCCGCGCGCAGGAGCACGCCCGCGGCGACTCCCGCGAAGCCCGACGGCAACAACAACACGTTGGAGAAGGCGTTTGCCCGCGCGGCGGCCGGGGCGACGACGCCGGCGAAGGCGGCCACCGCTCCTACTACTCCGCCTCCTGCTGCTGCTTCTCCGGCGGCTGTCCAGAAGGTGAAGACGAGCACGGGGAAGAGGGACAGCACGGGGAAGGTGGTGGTGGTGAATAAGGGAGCGACGGCCACCACCGTGACCACAACTACGGCCACCGGCGGTCGCCGTGTGCGGCCACCCGCGCCGCCGTTCAGCATGATCCTGAGGCACTCGAGGGCCGTcatcagatgagatggtgatgatgatcCAATAAATCATCTCATCTCACCACTGAATATTGCACAGCTTAATTGTAGTTCTGATCCAAATTCATTCATATTTGCATTCCTTCATTCATTTGTAAATTGTACATCATAGTTAACCTTGACTCAGGTTTAGTTTGACAGCAATGTCTATTGTGACCATCAGCATTATCATATTGTAAAAACACAGTTCATTTCATTTTATTTGTAAATAAATGCAAGTTGTAACAAACAATTGTTGTACAAAAGAGGCCCTCATTTGCCTCAGCTATGAATAAAAATTCATGATTCATTTCTGGGTTTCTTGTTTTTGTTCTGTCAGAGTGGTTTGATCAGGCTATTCACATGGATTGTATCTACTTGGATAGTTTATTTTATGGCCAGCACTGGGCGCACTGAAAGTTTCGGCCCGTCCACCTCCAGCCGCCCGATCTAGCCGCGCGAGGCCGTCCGATCACAGCTTCTCTTCTACCTTTTTCTTACCTTATCCTCTCCTCCAGCACACACAGAGAGAAGCGCCAGGGCCGCCATGGATGCGCGACCACGAAGCACCGCCGGCTCGCACTAACCGCCGCGCTATCGCAACCGcatgcctcgccgtcgccgtcgccgctcgcCGGTTGGAGCACTGGTCGCCGCCCCAGTTCGCTA encodes:
- the LOC119315039 gene encoding protein NEN4-like, coding for MAATKKREMVFFDVEASTPSGECRLLEFAAILVCPRRLVEVSSYSTLIRPDDAGADGSSFPSSAPSFEDVFPDIFELLDGRVWAGHGVRRSASPRVREAFAAFGLPAPEPVGVVDSLDVLLAQGSFGRAGAGDDGQEEDEEAAAAALAEHFGIGARRARGLRCLDGARVSLEVLKHCAGVLLLESSLRGDVPAGAARRSTPAATPAKPDGNNNTLEKAFARAAAGATTPAKAATAPTTPPPAAASPAAVQKVKTSTGKRDSTGKVVVVNKGATATTVTTTTATGGRRVRPPAPPFSMILRHSRAVIR